From Aristaeella lactis, the proteins below share one genomic window:
- a CDS encoding extracellular solute-binding protein, whose amino-acid sequence MKKFLSVILALSLFLSLAVVSAHAEDITLDVIIAQYGNNTQNWFLGDGMDGSNFVAKFEEANPGIKLNLEVVSWNDLYTVVSTRISNNNAPDILNIDVFADYANEGLLMPVSDYCPEELFNDFFPQFIEQSVIDGTVWAVPDLASARALFYNEDILKEAGVEKVPETWAELEDASQAILDAFGGEVYPWGIDMTTDEGQAAFAYYTWGNNGGFVDENGEWALNSDANVEAIEYAIGLVNKGFTNPNPATQTRYDIQDMFAAGKMAMIIAPNQLPTYITEKEGTVVPGTAALPHNEGAASSSVGVMDRIMAFKDNDAPDQAARNEAIGKFLTFFYDPANYVGWVSMEGFLPAVNSAVGALVEADPTFQAWLDVLGSAKFYPTTKAEWNDVKQGVIAVEQQALTGGNVKDLLDALQAQITGK is encoded by the coding sequence ATGAAGAAATTCCTCTCTGTCATTCTGGCCCTGTCTTTGTTCCTGTCGTTGGCCGTTGTTTCTGCCCACGCGGAAGACATTACGCTGGACGTCATCATTGCCCAGTACGGCAACAACACCCAGAACTGGTTCCTCGGTGACGGCATGGACGGTTCCAACTTCGTCGCGAAGTTCGAGGAAGCCAATCCCGGCATCAAGCTGAACCTTGAAGTTGTTTCCTGGAATGACCTGTACACCGTCGTTTCCACCCGGATCAGCAACAACAACGCGCCGGACATCCTGAATATCGACGTGTTCGCTGATTACGCCAATGAAGGCCTGCTGATGCCTGTTTCCGACTACTGCCCGGAAGAGCTCTTCAACGACTTCTTCCCCCAGTTCATCGAGCAGTCCGTGATTGACGGCACTGTCTGGGCCGTTCCGGACCTGGCATCCGCCCGCGCTCTGTTCTACAATGAAGACATCCTGAAGGAAGCCGGAGTGGAAAAGGTTCCGGAAACCTGGGCTGAACTGGAAGACGCTTCCCAGGCGATCCTGGATGCCTTCGGCGGCGAAGTCTATCCCTGGGGTATCGACATGACCACAGATGAAGGCCAGGCTGCTTTCGCCTACTACACCTGGGGCAACAACGGCGGTTTCGTGGATGAAAACGGCGAATGGGCCCTGAATTCCGATGCCAACGTCGAAGCCATCGAATACGCCATCGGTCTGGTGAACAAAGGCTTCACCAATCCGAACCCTGCCACCCAGACCCGTTACGATATCCAGGATATGTTTGCGGCCGGCAAGATGGCGATGATCATCGCCCCGAACCAGCTGCCCACCTATATTACCGAAAAGGAAGGCACCGTGGTTCCCGGCACCGCCGCGCTGCCGCACAATGAAGGCGCAGCCTCCAGCTCCGTTGGTGTTATGGACCGTATCATGGCCTTCAAAGACAACGATGCTCCCGATCAGGCTGCCCGCAACGAAGCCATCGGTAAGTTCCTCACCTTCTTCTATGATCCGGCAAACTACGTTGGCTGGGTTTCCATGGAAGGCTTCCTGCCTGCCGTGAACTCCGCTGTCGGCGCCCTGGTGGAAGCTGATCCCACCTTCCAGGCCTGGCTGGATGTTCTTGGAAGCGCCAAGTTCTATCCCACCACCAAAGCGGAATGGAACGACGTGAAGCAGGGCGTTATTGCTGTTGAACAGCAGGCCCTCACCGGCGGAAACGTTAAGGATCTGCTGGATGCGCTCCAGGCCCAGATCACCGGTAAATAA
- a CDS encoding alpha-mannosidase, which translates to MINEIADQLNRIIEALAADFYHPLGSIPLEGFREEQDMTLSEAEAAPRTPWPAGTVWGSPWEYAWMFGSFTVPPEAAGERIVMNLNPGGEATVFVNGKPFGARRADRMDHPHHYMVDQTVCICASGGESFTVAIEVYGGTPLPDQRSLPVFPEAGVAFTHTASSVVGENTFGWWNEEAYQLWLDLTVLRDVHRYLDPDDAFSEALEKGVADLLDTLDLEQPVTNRRKACTAARLMIAPLVHAHNGTFAPSIGVTANSHLDLAWLWPMAETRRKTARTFAAQLRLLKEYPEALFLQSQCAEYELCRKHYPDLFEEVKKAISEGRWIADGGMWVEPDTNLAGGEALVRQFLYGRRYFRDVLGVESRVAWLPDTFGYSAALPQIIKGFGMTGLTTQKIFWSYNDAEPFPHHAFLWRGLDGSVIPGFLHMAYETRVDAASVHKHWTSRLERDGSRDFYLPFGYGDGGGGPTRDDMELIRRQRDLQGAPKLYWTTPGEYLKKRNNGSLPIVRGELYFPCHRGTYTTQAMIKKGNRRAEHMLRVWEMLAAMAAFTGRADYPAAALEESWKLLLTNQFHDILPGSAISRVYEEARMDIARVRDTALRGSKNALLSFCRNGQGLTVFNPSSHRITRVIQADIRFAEGAVTREGVRFQAAEYKNEALVLASLEPMSAVTMYPAKVPVHSRATVSRKGKNYVLENSCLRAVFSERGELTSFVLLQDGQERIRSHSNVLHLYRDLPRRFDAWDLDSQTERREIPMNADCTAEIVCPSGIFAELKITTRFSSSVITQWIRLTAEEEQLEFITEADWQERHRLLKVTFDTGIDADNADHQIQFGHLSRPAHRSRRYDTDRFEVCAHAWTALRDASRGAAILNDCKYGVSVNDGVIGLSLLRAPTYPDAEADRGRHRFIYVYRAWNGPLETSGVTEAAEVLNDPLITVPGSSVPLRLLTSSDPSVSVESVKLAEDGSGDLIIRLFESMGGSRTVVIHPHLPFGGARLCSLAEEPGDILPVRDSTFTLSFRPFEIKTLRLCRRN; encoded by the coding sequence ATGATCAACGAGATCGCCGATCAGCTGAATCGCATAATAGAAGCCCTGGCGGCGGACTTTTACCATCCGCTGGGTTCCATCCCCCTGGAAGGATTCAGGGAGGAACAGGATATGACCCTGTCCGAAGCCGAAGCCGCGCCGCGTACCCCATGGCCGGCGGGAACGGTCTGGGGCAGCCCCTGGGAATACGCGTGGATGTTCGGTTCTTTCACAGTCCCCCCGGAAGCCGCCGGAGAGCGGATCGTCATGAACCTGAATCCCGGAGGGGAAGCCACGGTTTTTGTCAACGGAAAACCCTTCGGCGCGCGCAGGGCTGACCGGATGGATCATCCCCATCATTATATGGTGGACCAGACCGTCTGCATCTGTGCTTCCGGCGGAGAGAGCTTTACCGTTGCCATTGAGGTATACGGCGGCACACCGCTTCCGGACCAGCGCTCCCTTCCCGTTTTCCCCGAAGCCGGGGTTGCTTTCACTCATACCGCATCGTCCGTTGTCGGAGAGAATACCTTCGGCTGGTGGAATGAAGAGGCCTACCAGCTTTGGCTGGATCTGACAGTCCTTCGGGATGTGCACCGGTATCTGGATCCTGATGACGCTTTCAGCGAAGCTCTGGAAAAAGGGGTTGCCGATCTCCTGGATACGCTGGATCTTGAGCAGCCGGTCACTAACCGCCGGAAAGCCTGTACCGCTGCCCGCTTAATGATTGCCCCGCTTGTTCATGCGCATAACGGAACCTTCGCTCCGTCCATAGGGGTAACAGCCAATTCGCATCTGGATCTTGCCTGGCTCTGGCCCATGGCTGAAACCCGCCGGAAAACAGCCCGTACCTTTGCGGCGCAGCTCCGTCTGCTGAAAGAATATCCTGAAGCTCTGTTCCTGCAAAGCCAATGTGCTGAATATGAACTCTGCCGGAAACACTATCCGGATCTTTTTGAGGAAGTAAAGAAAGCCATTTCAGAAGGACGCTGGATCGCGGATGGCGGGATGTGGGTCGAACCGGATACCAACCTTGCCGGCGGAGAGGCGCTGGTTCGTCAGTTCCTTTACGGCCGCCGTTACTTCCGGGATGTGCTGGGTGTGGAAAGCCGGGTGGCCTGGCTCCCCGACACCTTCGGATACAGTGCCGCCCTTCCCCAGATCATCAAAGGCTTCGGAATGACCGGCCTGACAACCCAGAAGATTTTCTGGTCCTATAATGACGCGGAACCCTTCCCGCACCACGCCTTTCTGTGGCGGGGGCTTGACGGTTCCGTAATTCCCGGTTTTCTGCATATGGCTTATGAAACCCGGGTGGATGCCGCTTCTGTTCATAAGCACTGGACAAGCCGCCTGGAAAGAGACGGAAGCCGTGATTTCTATCTTCCCTTCGGTTACGGAGACGGCGGCGGAGGTCCTACGCGGGATGATATGGAACTGATCCGCCGTCAAAGGGACCTGCAGGGCGCCCCGAAGCTTTACTGGACCACACCCGGGGAGTACCTGAAAAAGCGGAATAACGGTTCCCTTCCCATTGTCCGCGGTGAACTGTATTTCCCTTGCCATCGCGGCACTTATACAACCCAGGCTATGATCAAAAAAGGGAACCGTCGTGCGGAGCATATGCTCCGTGTCTGGGAGATGCTTGCTGCCATGGCCGCTTTCACCGGCCGTGCCGATTATCCCGCCGCGGCTCTGGAGGAAAGCTGGAAACTGCTGCTGACCAACCAGTTCCATGATATCCTTCCCGGTTCCGCCATATCCAGAGTCTATGAGGAAGCACGCATGGACATTGCCCGCGTCAGGGATACCGCACTCCGCGGGTCAAAGAATGCCCTTCTCTCCTTCTGCCGGAACGGCCAGGGGCTCACCGTATTCAACCCTTCCTCCCATCGGATTACCCGCGTGATCCAGGCGGATATCCGTTTTGCGGAGGGTGCGGTCACCCGGGAAGGTGTCCGTTTCCAGGCTGCGGAGTATAAGAACGAGGCACTGGTTCTGGCCAGCCTGGAGCCCATGTCCGCCGTCACCATGTACCCGGCCAAAGTCCCTGTACACAGCCGTGCTACCGTCAGCCGGAAAGGAAAAAACTATGTGCTGGAAAATTCCTGCCTGCGGGCCGTGTTTTCCGAGCGGGGCGAACTGACTTCCTTCGTACTGCTCCAGGACGGACAGGAAAGAATCCGTTCCCATTCCAACGTTCTCCATCTTTACAGGGATCTTCCCCGTCGTTTCGATGCCTGGGACCTGGACAGCCAGACAGAACGCCGGGAGATTCCAATGAATGCGGACTGCACTGCTGAGATTGTCTGCCCCAGCGGCATCTTTGCTGAACTGAAGATCACAACCCGTTTCTCCTCTTCTGTCATTACCCAGTGGATCCGTCTCACAGCCGAGGAGGAACAGCTGGAATTCATCACGGAAGCGGACTGGCAGGAACGCCACCGCCTGCTGAAGGTTACCTTTGACACTGGCATTGATGCCGACAACGCGGATCACCAGATCCAGTTCGGTCATCTTTCCCGTCCCGCCCATCGTTCACGCCGGTATGATACCGACCGTTTTGAAGTCTGTGCCCATGCATGGACCGCGCTGCGGGATGCTTCCCGCGGGGCTGCCATCCTGAACGACTGCAAATATGGCGTCTCCGTCAATGACGGCGTCATCGGCCTCAGTCTCCTGCGAGCGCCGACTTATCCGGACGCCGAGGCGGACCGTGGACGGCATCGTTTCATTTATGTCTATCGTGCCTGGAACGGTCCGCTGGAAACCTCCGGTGTCACAGAAGCAGCGGAAGTCCTGAATGACCCGCTGATCACTGTTCCCGGTTCCTCCGTTCCGCTTCGCCTGCTGACCTCCAGCGATCCCTCGGTTTCCGTTGAAAGTGTCAAGCTGGCGGAGGACGGCTCCGGTGACCTGATCATCCGCCTGTTTGAGAGCATGGGCGGCTCCCGTACCGTTGTCATACATCCGCATCTTCCCTTCGGCGGAGCCCGTCTTTGCTCCCTGGCGGAAGAACCGGGTGATATTCTGCCTGTCAGGGACAGTACGTTCACACTGTCCTTCCGTCCCTTTGAGATCAAAACGCTGCGTCTCTGCCGCAGGAACTGA
- a CDS encoding endonuclease/exonuclease/phosphatase family protein has protein sequence MRFFRKLLKLITRIILALVLLLAVVLGVFTAAEYRPADTEVIIPDRSVEAVLTTGDPLSVVSWNCGYGALGDNADFFMDGGTSVYTADKERVDSNLSGIRDALKALNPDLVILQEVDINSARSYGTDERTILRDVLPGASDSFAYNFNTLFVPYPLPPMGHVESGLYTLSAATPRTAERVSLPVPFSWPIRLFNLKRCLLVSRFPVAGTDKELVLINLHLEAYDSGEGKEAQTKQLVSLMQEEYAKGNYVIAGGDFNQRFTNIDQSAYPVYDGMWQPGVIDASAFGSDFTLHMDNSFPTCRSLDRSYAGSEKEGFQFYLIDGFIVSSNVKAESVETLDYGFVCSDHNPVRMTFVLE, from the coding sequence ATGAGGTTTTTCAGGAAATTACTGAAGCTGATCACTAGGATCATTCTGGCGCTTGTTCTGCTCCTGGCAGTGGTACTGGGCGTTTTCACTGCTGCCGAATACAGGCCGGCGGATACGGAGGTCATCATTCCCGACAGAAGCGTTGAAGCGGTTCTCACAACCGGCGATCCCCTTTCTGTTGTTTCCTGGAACTGCGGATACGGCGCCCTTGGTGATAATGCCGATTTCTTCATGGATGGCGGAACTTCTGTCTACACCGCGGATAAAGAGCGTGTGGATTCCAACCTGTCAGGCATCCGCGATGCGCTGAAAGCCCTGAATCCGGACCTGGTAATCCTCCAGGAAGTGGACATCAACTCTGCCCGCAGTTACGGAACGGATGAACGTACCATCCTGCGGGATGTTCTCCCCGGCGCCTCGGATTCTTTTGCCTATAACTTCAATACTCTCTTTGTTCCCTACCCTCTGCCGCCCATGGGTCATGTGGAAAGCGGCCTGTACACCCTGAGCGCCGCTACGCCGCGGACAGCGGAACGGGTTTCCCTGCCGGTTCCCTTCTCCTGGCCCATCCGTTTGTTTAACCTGAAAAGATGCCTGCTGGTCAGCCGGTTCCCGGTTGCCGGAACCGATAAGGAACTGGTGCTGATCAACCTGCACCTGGAAGCTTATGATTCCGGCGAGGGCAAGGAAGCCCAGACAAAGCAGCTGGTCTCCCTGATGCAGGAGGAATATGCGAAAGGCAATTATGTGATCGCCGGCGGCGACTTCAATCAGCGTTTCACCAACATTGACCAAAGCGCCTACCCTGTGTACGACGGAATGTGGCAGCCCGGCGTGATCGACGCGTCTGCCTTCGGCAGCGATTTTACCCTCCATATGGATAACAGCTTCCCCACCTGCCGTTCCCTGGACCGCTCCTATGCCGGTTCGGAAAAAGAAGGTTTCCAGTTCTATCTGATAGACGGATTTATCGTCTCTTCCAATGTGAAAGCCGAATCAGTCGAAACCCTGGATTACGGTTTCGTCTGCTCCGATCACAATCCCGTCCGGATGACCTTTGTCCTGGAATAA